In Mycobacterium sp. JS623, one genomic interval encodes:
- a CDS encoding cytochrome P450, which produces MTATLSHGSPVRFQLADADTWPNPWPMYKALRDNDPVHHVVPAEQPDRDYWVLSRHADVWEAARDNETFSSAQGLTVNYGELELIGLQDNPPFVMQDPPVHTEFRKLVSRGFTPRQVEAVEPKVRDFVVERIERLRANGGGDIVAELFKPLPSMVVAHYLGVPEEDRNQFDGWTEAIVAANTASGGVAGALGGLGDALGEMMAYFTSLIERRRSEPEDDTVSHLVAAGVGADGDVSGVLSILAFTFTMVTGGNDTTTGMLGGTAQLLHQRPDQRRLLVSQRGLIPDAIDEFLRLTSPVQGLARTTTRDVTIGDTTIPADRKVLLLYGSANRDEREFGDDAAELDVQRRPRNIMTFSHGAHFCLGAAAARMQSRVALTELLARCPDFEVDESGIVWAGGSYVRRPLSVPFRVSS; this is translated from the coding sequence ATGACAGCCACTCTGTCTCACGGCTCGCCGGTCCGCTTCCAGCTCGCTGACGCTGACACCTGGCCCAACCCGTGGCCGATGTACAAGGCGCTGCGCGACAACGACCCCGTTCACCACGTCGTTCCGGCCGAGCAGCCCGACCGCGACTACTGGGTGCTGTCGCGGCACGCCGACGTGTGGGAGGCGGCCCGCGACAACGAGACGTTCTCCTCGGCGCAGGGCCTGACCGTCAACTACGGCGAACTCGAACTGATCGGTCTGCAGGACAATCCGCCGTTCGTGATGCAGGACCCGCCGGTGCACACCGAGTTCCGCAAGCTGGTGTCGCGTGGCTTCACGCCGCGGCAGGTCGAGGCCGTCGAACCGAAGGTTCGCGACTTCGTCGTCGAGCGGATTGAACGGTTGCGTGCGAACGGCGGTGGCGACATCGTCGCCGAGTTGTTCAAGCCGCTGCCCTCGATGGTGGTCGCACACTATCTCGGGGTGCCCGAGGAGGATCGCAACCAATTCGACGGCTGGACCGAGGCGATCGTCGCGGCGAACACCGCCTCCGGCGGCGTCGCGGGAGCACTGGGCGGACTCGGCGACGCGCTCGGCGAGATGATGGCCTACTTCACGTCGCTGATCGAACGGCGTCGCTCCGAACCCGAGGACGACACCGTTTCGCATCTGGTGGCCGCAGGCGTCGGCGCCGACGGCGACGTCTCGGGCGTGCTGTCGATCCTGGCGTTCACGTTCACGATGGTCACCGGCGGCAACGACACGACGACCGGAATGCTCGGCGGCACAGCGCAATTGCTTCATCAGCGGCCGGATCAACGGCGACTGCTGGTCTCGCAGCGGGGATTGATTCCTGACGCGATCGACGAGTTCCTTCGGCTGACGTCGCCGGTGCAGGGCCTGGCACGCACCACCACGCGCGACGTCACGATCGGCGACACTACGATTCCCGCCGACCGTAAGGTGCTGCTGCTCTACGGGTCAGCCAACCGCGACGAGCGTGAATTCGGCGACGACGCAGCCGAACTCGACGTGCAGCGGCGGCCACGCAACATCATGACGTTCAGCCATGGCGCGCATTTCTGCCTGGGCGCCGCGGCGGCCCGCATGCAGTCGCGCGTCGCGTTGACCGAGTTGCTGGCGCGGTGTCCGGACTTCGAGGTCGATGAGTCCGGAATCGTCTGGGCCGGTGGCAGTTACGTACGGCGGCCGCTGTCGGTGCCGTTCCGGGTGAGCTCCTGA
- a CDS encoding TetR/AcrR family transcriptional regulator — MPGDWLAARRTEVAADRILDAAGELFAQQEAATVGMHEIASAAGCSRATLYRYFENREALYTAYVHRESYRLYRDMTEQISSLVDPRERLIEGMLASLRNVRESPALASWFSTAQRPIGAEMAEESEVIKALTEAFVISLGPDDPELVAHRARWLVRVMTSLMLFPGHDADDERAMLEEFVVPIVLPRTQATQ; from the coding sequence ATGCCCGGCGACTGGCTGGCCGCGCGGCGCACCGAGGTGGCCGCCGACAGAATCCTGGACGCTGCGGGCGAGTTGTTCGCCCAGCAGGAAGCGGCCACCGTCGGCATGCACGAAATCGCCTCGGCCGCAGGATGTTCGCGCGCCACGCTGTATCGGTACTTCGAGAACCGCGAAGCCCTGTACACCGCTTACGTACACCGGGAGAGCTACCGCCTCTACCGTGATATGACCGAGCAGATCAGCTCGTTGGTCGATCCGCGCGAGCGCCTAATTGAGGGCATGCTCGCGTCGTTGCGCAACGTGCGCGAAAGCCCCGCCCTGGCATCGTGGTTCTCGACCGCGCAGCGGCCGATCGGCGCTGAGATGGCCGAAGAGTCCGAGGTAATCAAGGCGCTGACGGAGGCATTCGTCATCTCGCTCGGGCCCGACGACCCCGAATTGGTCGCGCACCGGGCCCGCTGGCTGGTGCGGGTGATGACGTCACTGATGCTGTTCCCCGGACACGACGCGGACGACGAGCGCGCGATGCTCGAGGAGTTCGTCGTACCGATCGTGCTACCGAGAACTCAAGCGACCCAATAG
- a CDS encoding formate/nitrite transporter family protein, which produces MSGTDQRQLGESGSPIEDELEHAFNRMVDEGSQRLHRTWREVLVTGFFGGTEVAMGVLAYLSVLDATHSPLLAGLAFSIGFLALLLGRSELFTEGFLVPVTTVAAKRASFGQLLKLWGGTLAANLAGGWVIMWLIITAFPKLHPQAVESATHYATAPMSAETLALAVLGGMAITLMTRMQHGTDAMLGKIAAAVAGAFLLAGLQMFHSILDSLLIFGAMFTGHAPFGYFDWLTWFGYTLVGNMVGGLGLVTLLRLLRSKDRLQEERDDAESDRPVD; this is translated from the coding sequence ATGAGTGGCACCGACCAACGCCAACTCGGAGAGTCCGGCAGCCCAATCGAAGATGAGCTCGAGCACGCGTTCAACAGGATGGTCGACGAGGGCAGCCAGCGGCTGCACCGGACCTGGCGCGAAGTGCTTGTTACCGGATTCTTCGGCGGCACGGAAGTCGCGATGGGCGTACTTGCGTACCTGTCCGTACTGGACGCGACGCACAGTCCTCTGCTTGCCGGGCTGGCGTTCTCGATCGGCTTCCTCGCCCTTCTCTTAGGCCGCAGCGAGCTGTTCACCGAGGGCTTCCTGGTCCCGGTGACCACCGTGGCCGCCAAACGGGCCAGCTTCGGTCAACTGCTCAAGCTCTGGGGTGGCACGCTGGCTGCCAACCTCGCAGGCGGGTGGGTGATCATGTGGTTGATCATCACCGCGTTCCCCAAACTGCACCCACAGGCGGTCGAGTCCGCGACCCACTACGCCACCGCGCCGATGTCCGCAGAGACGTTGGCGCTTGCGGTGCTCGGGGGGATGGCGATCACATTGATGACGCGGATGCAGCACGGCACGGACGCAATGCTTGGCAAGATCGCCGCAGCGGTCGCCGGCGCTTTCCTCCTCGCCGGGCTGCAGATGTTTCACTCCATCCTGGACTCGCTGTTGATTTTCGGAGCGATGTTCACCGGCCATGCACCGTTCGGCTATTTCGACTGGCTCACCTGGTTCGGTTACACGCTGGTTGGCAATATGGTCGGAGGGCTCGGATTGGTGACCCTGCTGCGCCTGCTCCGAAGCAAAGACCGCCTGCAGGAAGAGCGTGACGACGCGGAGTCTGATCGACCTGTGGATTGA
- a CDS encoding acyltransferase family protein, which yields MTAPRGVKDPVAQGGLESVSKAERVASLTGIRAVAALLVMATHAAYTTGKYTHGYVGLVYSRMEIGVPIFFVLSGFLLFGPWVKAVATDGASPSVRRYTWHRVRRIMPAYVVTVLLAFAIYHWRTAGPNPGHSLIGLLRNLTLTQIYTDNYLYSYLHQGLTQMWSLAVEVAFYVALPLLAYLLLVVLCRRRWRPLLLLTGLAGLALITPAWLILVHTTDFLPDGSRLWLPTYLAWFIGGMMLAVLQPMGVRAYALVCVPLAVVCYFIASTPIAGEPTTSPHELREALIKAAFYAVIATLAVAPLALADRGVYARFLATRPMVFLGEISYEIFLIHLVTMELVMVEILRWPIYTGNTAILFFATFVVTVPVAWLLHRFTRVRTD from the coding sequence ATGACTGCGCCGAGAGGCGTGAAAGACCCAGTCGCGCAAGGTGGCCTGGAATCGGTCAGCAAGGCCGAGCGCGTCGCGTCGCTGACAGGCATCCGCGCAGTCGCGGCGCTGCTGGTGATGGCCACGCATGCCGCGTACACCACCGGCAAGTACACGCACGGCTATGTCGGGTTGGTGTACTCGCGCATGGAGATCGGCGTGCCGATCTTCTTTGTGCTGTCGGGGTTTTTGTTGTTCGGCCCGTGGGTCAAGGCCGTCGCCACCGACGGTGCGTCTCCGTCGGTGCGCCGCTACACCTGGCATCGCGTGCGTCGCATCATGCCGGCCTACGTCGTCACCGTGCTGCTGGCCTTTGCGATCTACCACTGGCGCACCGCGGGGCCCAACCCCGGGCACAGTTTGATCGGCTTGCTCCGCAACTTGACGCTGACGCAGATCTACACCGACAACTACCTGTATTCGTATCTGCACCAAGGGCTTACCCAAATGTGGAGCTTGGCGGTCGAGGTCGCGTTCTACGTTGCGTTGCCGTTGCTCGCGTATCTGTTGTTGGTGGTACTGTGCCGTCGTCGCTGGCGGCCGCTGCTACTGCTGACGGGGCTGGCGGGGCTGGCGTTGATCACGCCCGCGTGGCTGATCCTGGTGCACACCACCGACTTTCTGCCGGACGGCTCCCGGCTATGGCTGCCAACGTATCTCGCGTGGTTCATCGGCGGCATGATGCTGGCGGTGCTGCAACCGATGGGTGTGCGGGCGTACGCGTTGGTGTGCGTGCCGTTGGCGGTGGTGTGCTACTTCATCGCCTCGACACCGATCGCAGGTGAGCCCACCACGTCGCCGCACGAGCTGCGTGAGGCACTGATCAAGGCGGCGTTCTACGCCGTGATCGCCACGCTCGCGGTCGCTCCGCTCGCGTTGGCCGACCGCGGCGTCTATGCGCGGTTTCTCGCCACCCGGCCGATGGTCTTCCTCGGCGAGATCTCCTACGAAATCTTCCTGATCCATCTGGTAACCATGGAGCTGGTGATGGTGGAGATCCTGCGCTGGCCCATATACACCGGGAACACCGCGATCCTGTTTTTCGCGACGTTCGTAGTGACGGTGCCGGTGGCGTGGCTGCTGCATAGGTTCACCCGCGTCCGCACGGACTAG
- a CDS encoding DEAD/DEAH box helicase → MTTSEPDPTSADLTFADLQIHPAVLQAIGDVGYESPSAIQAATIPAMMAGSDVVGLAQTGTGKTAAFAIPILSKIDPTSRVTQALVLAPTRELALQVAEAFSRYGAHLHVNVLPVYGGSSYGPQLAGLKRGAQVVVGTPGRVIDHLEKGTLDVSHLDYMVLDEADEMLQMGFAEDVERILADTPEYKQVALFSATMPPGIRKITKKYLHDPVEVTVKSKTQTAENISQRYIQVAGPRKMDALTRLLEVEPFEAMIVFVRTKQATEEVAEKLRARGFSAAAINGDIPQAVRERTINSLKNGSLDILIATDVAARGLDVERISHVLNYDIPHDPESYVHRIGRTGRAGRSGTALLFVTPRERHLLNSIERVTRQKLVESQLPSVDDVNAQRVEKFRDSITTALSAPGIDLFRKLIEGYERDNDVPMADIAAALALQSRDGEEFLMTEPPPEKRRERPDRGSRDDGPRKPRERRTDLATYRISVGKRHKVMPGAIVGAIANEGGLHRSDFGHITIRPDHSLVELPAKLSRETLKALEKTRIQGNLINLQPDRSGQGSKRPPGKSKRKHE, encoded by the coding sequence ATGACGACCTCTGAACCAGATCCGACCAGCGCCGATCTGACATTCGCTGATCTGCAGATTCACCCCGCGGTGCTGCAGGCCATCGGCGACGTCGGATACGAGTCGCCGTCGGCCATCCAAGCCGCGACCATCCCGGCCATGATGGCGGGCTCCGACGTCGTCGGCCTCGCGCAGACCGGCACCGGCAAAACCGCCGCATTCGCGATCCCGATCCTGTCCAAGATCGACCCGACCAGCCGCGTCACCCAAGCCCTCGTCCTCGCCCCGACCCGCGAGCTCGCGCTGCAAGTGGCTGAGGCATTCAGCCGCTACGGCGCGCACCTGCATGTCAATGTTCTGCCGGTCTACGGCGGATCTTCCTACGGTCCGCAGCTTGCCGGGCTCAAGCGCGGCGCGCAGGTCGTCGTCGGTACACCGGGACGGGTGATCGACCACCTCGAAAAGGGCACCCTCGACGTCAGCCACCTCGACTACATGGTGCTCGACGAGGCCGACGAGATGCTGCAGATGGGGTTCGCCGAGGACGTCGAGCGCATCCTCGCGGACACCCCGGAGTACAAGCAGGTCGCGCTGTTCTCGGCGACGATGCCGCCCGGGATCCGCAAGATCACCAAGAAATACCTGCACGACCCGGTCGAGGTGACGGTCAAGTCGAAAACGCAGACCGCCGAGAACATCTCGCAGCGCTACATCCAGGTGGCGGGTCCGCGCAAGATGGATGCGCTGACGCGGCTGCTCGAGGTCGAGCCCTTCGAGGCGATGATCGTGTTCGTCCGCACCAAACAGGCCACCGAGGAGGTCGCCGAGAAGCTTCGGGCGCGGGGGTTCTCCGCGGCCGCGATCAACGGCGACATCCCGCAGGCGGTGCGTGAGCGAACGATCAACTCGCTCAAGAACGGTTCGCTCGACATCCTGATCGCCACCGACGTGGCCGCGCGCGGCCTTGACGTCGAACGCATCTCGCACGTGCTGAACTACGACATCCCGCACGACCCCGAGTCCTACGTGCACCGGATCGGGCGCACGGGTCGGGCCGGCCGGTCGGGGACGGCGCTGCTGTTCGTCACCCCGCGCGAACGCCACCTGCTCAACTCGATCGAGCGCGTCACCCGGCAGAAGCTCGTCGAGTCGCAGTTGCCCTCGGTCGACGACGTCAACGCTCAGCGGGTGGAGAAGTTCCGCGATTCGATCACCACAGCGCTCAGCGCTCCGGGAATCGACTTGTTCCGCAAGCTGATTGAGGGCTACGAGCGCGATAACGACGTGCCGATGGCCGACATCGCCGCCGCGCTTGCACTGCAGAGTCGCGACGGCGAAGAGTTCCTGATGACCGAGCCGCCGCCGGAGAAGCGGCGGGAGCGGCCCGACCGCGGATCGCGCGATGACGGTCCGCGCAAGCCGCGTGAGCGTCGCACCGACCTTGCCACGTATCGCATTTCGGTGGGCAAGCGGCACAAGGTGATGCCCGGCGCGATCGTCGGCGCGATCGCCAACGAGGGCGGGTTGCATCGCAGCGACTTCGGTCATATCACGATCCGACCCGACCATTCGCTGGTCGAATTGCCCGCGAAGTTGTCCAGAGAGACGTTGAAAGCCCTTGAGAAGACCCGTATTCAGGGTAATCTGATCAACCTCCAACCGGACCGTAGTGGGCAAGGATCGAAGCGGCCACCAGGCAAGTCAAAGCGGAAGCACGAATGA
- a CDS encoding LppP/LprE family lipoprotein, giving the protein MKWAVLLVAATVAVAGCGSGDSTVSKTPEPTVATAAPAPALPPPPPVVAPTVTASADPCAVNLAAPEIAKAVSELPRDPRSNQAWSPEPLAGNYNECAQLSAVIVKANTNSDNPNTRAVLFHLGKFIPTGVPDTYGFNGVDESATTGDTIALKYSGGIQGLDSVVKFRWNGNGVELIGNTPG; this is encoded by the coding sequence GTGAAGTGGGCGGTCCTCCTTGTCGCGGCGACGGTCGCTGTCGCGGGCTGCGGATCGGGCGACTCGACGGTGTCCAAGACGCCGGAGCCGACCGTGGCGACCGCTGCACCTGCCCCGGCGTTGCCCCCACCGCCGCCCGTCGTCGCACCCACGGTCACCGCTTCCGCCGACCCATGCGCGGTCAACCTCGCCGCGCCGGAGATCGCCAAGGCCGTCTCGGAGTTGCCCCGCGATCCGCGCAGCAATCAGGCCTGGAGCCCCGAGCCACTGGCAGGCAACTACAACGAATGCGCACAATTGTCCGCGGTCATCGTCAAGGCCAACACCAACTCGGATAATCCGAACACCCGCGCCGTGCTGTTTCACCTCGGCAAGTTCATCCCGACCGGCGTGCCGGACACCTACGGGTTTAACGGCGTCGACGAGTCCGCCACCACCGGCGACACGATCGCGCTGAAGTACTCCGGCGGAATCCAAGGCCTCGACAGCGTGGTGAAGTTCCGGTGGAACGGCAACGGTGTCGAGCTGATCGGCAACACGCCGGGCTAG